Genomic window (Paenibacillus sp. 37):
AACAACCTGTTTCATCGCAGCCTGGTGGTTCAACAAATGTGACAAGCACACCCACACCATCTTCTCCAGACGGACAATCACCGTCTACACCATCAACACCAAGCAATCCGGCGGGCGAAAAACCGGTTCCTGCAACAACGATTCCGCATGATCAATGGGAGCTGGTCTGGAATGATGAGTTCAACGGGCCCGCGATTGATTCTTCCAAATGGACCGTGCAGGATACAGGACTCGTTTATAACAATGAAATGCAATATTACAGCCCGGATAACACTCGCATTACGAAAGATCAGAATCGAAGCGTGTTGCAAATTGAAGCAAAAAAGGGTCCGAAAAATGGTAAGGATTACAGCTCTGGCAAACTGATCTCTATGGGAAAAGGAGACTGGACCTACGGTAAAGTAGTTGTACGTGCAAAGCTTCCTATTGAAAAGGGCATGTGGCCTGCCATATGGATGATGCCAACGGATGAAGCACATTATGGTGGATGGCCTGCCTCTGGAGAAATCGATATTATGGAGCTAATTGGTGGCAAAGAGAGTAATAACAAGGTATATAGCACATTGCATTATGACAGTGTGAAGCCTGACGGCTCCCATGGACACGATCAGGGAAGCCTTACTCTTCCGAAGGGAGAAACTTTCGCTGACGATTATCACGATTTCCAGGTGGAATGGTTGCCGGGTATGATTCGTTTCTATGTGGATGGAAAGCTGCATCATGAAGTGACCAACTGGCAAACGAAGGCTGCGGGCCAACCCGAGTACTATACGTTCCCTGCACCATTTGATCGTCCATTCTATCTGATTCTGAATCTGGCAGTTGGAGGAGACTGGCCGGGCTCACCTGAAAGCAACTTCACTTCCGAAAAGATGAATGTTGATTTTGTGCGAGTATATTCTTACAAAAATCTAGACACATGGCCTGATGTAACAACAAATCCCATCGAGCCTGCACAACAACGTGAACCACAAGCCGATGGCAATCAAATCTACAATGATCGTTTTTCGGAAGGGTCTGCAGACAATGGAGTGCCTCTTCAGTGGAAATTCATCACAAATGCTGATGGAGCTGGCAGTGTCAAAGTTGTAACGGATGAGCAGAAAGGTAAAGCAGCAGAAGTTACCATTGATGCATCAGGAACTGAAAACTACTCGGTTCAACTGACTCAGATGCCGATGTACATCAAGAAAAACAAAAAGTACAAGATACAATTTGATGCGAAAGCATCTGCTAACCGTACAATCATGTCCAAACTGAACCAATTTGAAAAAAGTTGGACCAATTATTCGGGTGATAACACCTTTGCACTCACGACAGATTGGCAATCCTATGACTATACCTTCAATATGCGGGATGGCACGGATAACAATGCCAGATTCGAATTTAATCTGGGGCTGGATGATACAACCGTTTGGTTTGCCAATGTCAGACTGATCGAGGTGGGTGAGGCTGATCCGTTAACTGTCGAACGAAACGCACTACCTGATGGCAACTTTATTTACAATGGCACATTCGATCAGGGCAAGGAGCGTCTGGGATTCTGGTCAAACAGCATTCAGGACAGTGCTGCAGCCAATATAAGTGTAAATAACTTTTCGAAATTCCCGATTATGGAGCGTCAGCTAGTTGTTGATGTTACTCAAACGAATGGTGATCCACAGCAAGTTTCGGTGAACCAACCGGATTTGAAGTTGGAAGCGAATACAACGTATGGTTTCTCCTTAGATGCCAAGGCAGACACACCGCGAAGCCTCGACATTGATGTTGTCAGCAGTAATGGTCATACGGTACAGGTTCATCAAGGACAAAACCTCTCCTTAAACCAAGACATGAAAACATTCACTGGAGAAATCAACATTGGAGATGGAGCATCAATCGCACAATCCGAGCTAAGACTGTTATTTGGCAGTTCTAAAGGTAAGGTATATGTGGACAATGTTCGTCTGACCAAACGTGGCAAACCTCTCTCCGTGAATGGCTACGCACATATCCCTGCAACCGAAGCCTGGGCGATGCAGGGCCTGCAACTGGAGGACTCCGCAGAAGGTGGTAAACATGTCAGTTACATGGATCAGGGAGATCTGCTGCAATATAAAATCGATGTGGCCCAAGAGGGAGAATATGTTCTGTCTGCCCGAATGGCCAGTGGGAAAAGTGATTCTGAGGTACGGTTCAGCATTCAGGATGAACAGGGTACAATCGTTGCTCAATCCGAACTGAATCTCGGAGACTCGGGGGGATGGCAAACATACAAAACCGTGTATTTCCCAGGGGTCAACTTGACAGCAGGCAAACCCTATTATGTGAATTTTGAAGGAGCAAATTATAATACACGTTGGGTGGATATTTCACTAAACAAAGTTCAAAACAGCCAGCTTGCAGCGGATCTGAATCATTGGGAGCTAATTCCTAATGATCTGACAGCTTCACATGAAGAGGGCGAAGGATTAACGATTAACTTGTCTGGTACAAATGAACATTGGTGGGATGCATTGCTGCAACAAGGTCAGATCGAACTGGATGCAAATAAATCATATCGACTTACCTTCGAGGCATCTGCTTCAAGTCCTAAATCCATGCAAGCGGTTCTTTCTCAGAATGTAGGGGATTTTGTGAAGTATTTGGAAGAAGAAGTGCAATTAAGCACGGAAACACAGTCGTATAGTTATACCATCACCATGGGGGATGCCTCAGATTCGGCAGCCGTACTTGCATTCGGACTAGGTTACCCGTTATCTACAGGTGAACACTCGATTAACATTCATAACATTCAGTTATATGAAGTTAATCCGAATGCAGATCAAGGAGGGCAACCGGCTCATGTTAATCTTATTTCCAATGGAGACTTCTCCAAAGGTAAAGACAGCTGGTTTACCTACGCGGATGGTAATGCGGCTGATCTGGAGATGGAAGTTAGCAATCAACAGCTTCATGCCAAGATTGGTAATGCTGGACAGAACCCATGGGATCGTCAAGTCATCAATGAAGGATTTGGCATACAGCAAGGTTTTAAATATAAATTAACGTTTAAAGCCAAAGCGGAGAAGTCCAGGAAATTGGGTTTGGGGGTTGGATGGGTCGATGCCGCTGCCAACTATGAATGGCATGGTTTCTTTGGGGCACGAGTTGATTTGACTCCAGAAGAACAGGAATTCACGTTTACATTTGATGCAACCGAAGCCAGCTATGCGAATACTCGCATCTCATTTGATCTGGGTAACATCGATGGCGCAGAAGATGGTAACACAACTGTCTCTTTGTCCGATGCCAGCTTGATTAATCTGGGTCCTGCCAATTAGCTTCTGAATTCTCTATATATTGTCTTATATGCTTGCCTAATTCTCTTATTACCTATACATGCAGAATAAAGTTGTCCAGGAATGACATCATAAAGAAGTAGTATACATCTCAGTTTCCAGAGGAGGATATCTTGTATGGCTGACCAGAAGAAAAGAAAAGAAGCTGCCTGGAAGTCACGAAAGCAAGAACAGCATCCCCATGGCAAAATCAAATCGCTAAAAGAATTATCCAGCGAGTATGAAGAGAAACCTACTACGAATTAAACGAAAGACTGTCAGTGAACATTGCTGGCAGTCTTTCTTCATATATTGTAGACATTGAGCCATACGTACATACTCTATTCTAAAAACGAATGAACACAAGATATGATGTCTGTATAGTTCGTGAATAACTGTGAACAAATCGTTAATTCATTGACATTGCATGTCATTTTAATTAGAATACGAAATGGACTTCAGGTTGAAAACAGATATGAGTATCTTTATGTTTAGTTTAGAGCTTAGCTGTTGAATCTTTAAATCCTAACAACGAATATAGGAGCGAGAATATTACAATCCTATATGAAGATTAGGATTTTTTGTTTTTAGCTTTGGAGTATAATTTGAAAGTTGGAGGCTGGCTTTACCATGGATAAATGGTTCAAACTTAAAGAACGAGGCACGAGCATCCCCACAGAAATTATCGCAGGGGTTACAACATTCTTCACAATGGTATACATAGTTATCGTAAACCCAGGAATACTCAGCAGCACAGGCATGGACTTTAACGGGGTGTTCATAGCAACGGTACTGGCAAGTATTGTGGGAACTCTGATTATGGGAATATGGTCCAATTATCCAATCGTCATCGCGCCGGGTATGGGCCTGAATGCATTCTTTGCCTATAGCGTAGTTGCCGGATATGGCGTATCTTGGCAGGTTGCACTGGGAGCCGTATTTATAGCAGGGATTTTGTTTATCATTTTATCACTGACTTCATTCCGTTACATGTTGCTTGATGCAATTCCTGCTAGCTTAAAACATGCCATAACCGCAGGGATCGGATTGTTTATTACAACGGTAGGTTTGCAAAATGCCGGGATTATTGCCGATTCAGAATCGAATTTGATTACGATCGGAAATTTGGCTGAACCAATGGCTTATCTGACCATTATCGGATTGATTATTACCGTTGTGCTGATGGCTTACAATGTAAAAGGTTACCTGTTCATCGGAATGGTGGTAACAGCGATACTTGCCTGGATCATGGGACTATTCCAAATGCCGGAATCGATTGTATCCATGCCGCATGGGCTCGCTTCAACGGCTTTGCAACTGGATCTGGCAGGGGTATTCTCGAATGGTTTGTATACAATCATATTTACGTTCCTGCTGATCACGCTGTTTGATACGACAGGCACGATGCTCGGCGTTGCTGAACAAGCAGGATTGCTTAAGGATGGTAAATTCCCACGCTCGCGTGGCGCATTATTGGCAGATGCCGTAGGAACAACCAGTGGCGCTTTGCTCGGAACAAGCCCAACATCAGCTTATATCGAGTCCAGCACAGGGGTAGCCGCAGGAGGAAGAACGGGACTGACAGCGGTAACGGTAAGTGTGCTGCTTGCGCTGACTTTGTTCTTCACACCGATCGTAAGTGTAATATCAAGCATCCCGGCGATCACATCTCCGGCACTGATCATTGTTGGATACTTTATGATTAACGTTATCAGCAAAATCAAATGGGATGATCTCGAAGAAGCATTTCCTGCCTTCCTGATTATCATCCTTACTCCATTGACGCATAGTATTGCGACAGGCATCGGCGTAGGCTTCATCTTTTATCCGGTACTTAAGCTGCTTCGCGGAAAAGGTAAAGATGTTCATCCAATCTTCTACATTTTTGCGGTATTGTTCTTCATTCAGCTTGTGTTCCTGGACCACTAAAACTGTCTTATCCTATGGAGAACTGCTCTCAACAAGCAGCTCTCTTTTTTTTGTAGTTCATACTCCGTTCATATTCCCGTCACGAAGGGGACATCTTCCATGGTTACACTATACCTATGTCGCAAGAGCGGCTCTACAGATATAAAGGACAGGAGAAGATGGATATGGCAGAAGCAGTGGATGTAACAACAACGGGGACTAAGGGCCGTAAAAAACGGTACTTATGGTTGAAAATAATAGGTGGTATTGTCGGCGCGCTGGTGCTGTTCATGGGCATCACGTTTGTCGTTCATACGATAAGTAATGGGGCCGAGAAAAAGAAAATCGAATCGTACGGCCAATATGTCAATGTTGATGGGAAGAATATGAATGTATCCATTCAAGGTAGCGGCGAACAAACCATCGTGCTACTTCCCGGACAAGGAACACCATCACCAGTACTTGATTTCAAATTGTTAATCGATGAATTAACTTCTGATTACAAAGTTGTGGCGATTGAGCCTTTCGGTTATGGGTTAAGTGACCAAACCGAAACGGAGAGAACCACCGAGAATATTGTTAGTGAAATTCATGAAGCTGTACAGCAGCTCGGTATAAATCGTTATATTCTGATGGGGCATTCCATCACGGGACTGTACGCGGCGACTTATGTGAACACGTATCCGGATGAAGTCTCTGCTTTTGTCGGGATCGATAGCAGTGTCCCCAATCAACCTGGCATGGATGTAAAATTACCTTTGAACTTAATGAAATTTCTTAAACAATCAGGTCTGATGAGAGTAATCTCAAAAGTGAGCGGTGATTCAGATGCATCACTTGCATATGACGAACATACCAAAGAACAGATGAGGTTGATCTCGAATCAAGTTTCAACAAATCCTACATTGGTCGATGAGCTTAAACACTTGGGTTCCAATTTCAAAAATGGAGCAAACCTCACTTACCCTCGTGATTTGCCAATGCTTCTATTCGTTCAATCCAATAACGAGCATAATCCACAGTGGATTCCGCTGCATGAGGAGCAAGTGAAACAATCTGCACAGGGCAAAATGATCCCGATGGAAGGTTCACATTACCTGCATCATACGAAATACAAAGAAATTGCCGAGGAATTCAAATCTTACATGAAACAAATCCAATAGCATAATTGATTAGTAAACTGCGGTATTGTAATAATTGAAGGCAGGATTGAGGGGGATACCCTTACCCTGCCTTCTTTCGTTTTTTTGGTTAACTACTGTGCCAAATGTTCCAGATCTGGCTGCAATTTGGTCCGCAAAACATATATCATGATGGCTCCAACTAGGAACGCCACGGCATCCGCAATAACGAGCGACCAGACTACCCCATGAAAGCCGTTCATTTGATTAGCGATATACAATACAGGAATTAACGTAATCCCTTGAATGATGGACATAACAAACGCGGCGGTTCCTTGGGCTGTTGCTTGGAAGATTCCCATAAACAAAGAAGTCATTCCTGTAATAAACAAGGATAAGAAGGTTACATGCAGAATGTAGCTGCCCATTTCAATTAATTGCGGGTCAGTCGTAAATAAACCAATCAAGTTGTCAGAGATCAGATAGACGACAACCCCAAACAGGACGGCTAACGCCAAAATAGATTTGATCGTGAATCCAATCGTTTGTTTCATGCGTAATTTGTTCGCTGTGAATGAGAAGGCAATCAACGGCACAACTCCCTCGCACAAGCCCATCAGAATAAACTCAGGAAATTGCAATAATCGTGATGAGATTCCATACCCCGCAACGGCCTGATCTCCATATTCAACAAGAAAAAGATTAAGAATGAGCGACATTGCACCCAAGAAGACACTCATAACAAAGACGGGAACACCGATTTTGAACACATTGCTCAGGATGTCCTTGGTCACCTTGAACCATTTCAGGGAGACGGTTAAGAATTGACTTTTATAACTCATATGGTAAGCGTAAAATGCACTCGCAACCAAGTTGGAGATGACGGTAGCAGATGCAACTCCAATCACGCCCCAATGGAAGACAAAAATGAATAATGCATCAAGAACAATATTTATAACAACACTGAGAATCATACCGGTCATTGAGGTGATTGCTGAACCTTCTGAGCGCACGATATTCTCCAGCGTGAAGAATAAGATGACGAAGGGTGAACCCATAAGCATAATCGTGACATACTCTTTCGTAAATCCGAAGGACTCTGGGGTTGCCCCCAGCCCATGAACGATTGGTTCGATCAGCGGGAGGCCAACGGCCATCACAATAATTCCGAGAACTAAACTACTGTAAAAGGCGAATGAAGATACATGCTTCAGATCATCGACTTTTTTCTCTCCCAGCAAACGAGAGATGAATGTACCGCTGCCTATACCAATTAAATTACCAAGGGCCATGATGACCGCGAATAAAGGTAAAGTTAGTGCAAGTGCAGTTAACATTGCCGTATTACCCAGTGTGCCAAGGAAATAGGCATTCAAGATGGAGTAAATAACACTCATTGACGTGCCTAGCATCATTGGGACAGCAAAGTGAGCTACGGCTTTGGCGATTGGTGCTTTTTCAAAGTAATGGAGGTTTTCTGTATCCATGTGGGTCACTACTTTCTTCGTTAATATTGATCTAATCTAACACCGTTAGATTGAACCTTACAGTGTTAGATGTTATCATGAACTTATGAACCTGTAAAGCATAAACTTACACTGTTAGATAAAAGGGCGGATACCGATGAAAAAACAACAGCCTCAGATTTCGGAAGATAAGATTTTGGAAATTTCGTGGGAGCTTCTCGGAGAAGAGGGCATCGAGAAATTCAGCATGAGACGATTGGCAGACAAGCTGGGGATTCAGGCTCCATCTCTATACTGGTACTTCAAGAGCAAGCAGACGCTCTATCAGCGTCTAGCCAACCAGATATCAAAAATTATTCTGGACGAGTTTCACACTGAAGGAGACTGGAAGGAGCAGATGGAGGGGCTTGCCGTGACGGTACGGAGTGTGCTCAGCCGATACCCGTGCTCCACACAGCTCATGATGATGACGCTGCCTCATGAACCGGACATGATCCGCTTCACCAACCGCATGTTGCTCTGCATGGAATCAACACCACTAGAGCAAGAGCAGAAATTACAGGCAGTTCTTACACTAGTCAACTATGTATTCTATTTCGTACTGGACGATTATCAGCATCAGCGCAATATATCTGCTGTCCTTAAGGACAAGGAAGCACTTGAGGGTGAAGAGATGATCCATCTTCTGGACTCTATGAGTGAAAAGGAAGCTGGACTCTTCAGTAGGATGTATAAGAATGGTCTGTTTGAGGTGATGGGAACCGACGGAGCTTTTGAGTTTGGCTTGAAGCTTATTTTGCTCGGGATCGAACAAGTGGTAAAGAAACCCACCGAGAATTAAACTCCGGTGGGTTTCTTCTTGTACTCACGTTAATCCCTTTATCAGTCTAAAATTTAGCCTGAATTTCTTTTAAAAACAAATCCGCAGCAGTCGAAAAGACCTGATGTTTTTTCCAAACGATATTTAAGCCAGATTCAAGTCTTGGCTCTAGAGGTCTGAAACAAAGGTCGCTTTCACTAGACGTATTCACTATTTTATCAAGTGTTAATGCATAACCAATACCTTCTTCAACCATAATGGCAGCATTATATGCAAGATTGTATGTAGTAACCACGTTTAATTTGTCAAAATCTTCGCCAAACCAATCCGCAAACTCATTTTTTGAAAATGTCTGCTTCATTGACTGTCGTGAACAGATCAATGGAACATGAAATAA
Coding sequences:
- a CDS encoding carbohydrate binding domain-containing protein; amino-acid sequence: MRKGLACMVAWSLMASLVYPATVGAESVQGQAEVGNVQAKSLHFSVPYTDLTGHWSQSAVTRLQDLNLLKGYTDGTFKPSHVISRAEFVMILDRAFGFTGNAVTGSYVDVNSDDWYYDVMVRANGSGIIEGTDRDHLSPQQPITRQDAAVMVDRAFQLSAATNEDSEQLKFQDEDDISSYAKKALTNMVDENILKGFQGKLNPKSPITRAETAAMLSEMIADVKSAPGIYESRVDGNLIINSTDVTLKNMIVNGNLLLAEGIDEESVVLQGVTVTGSVIIKGGGSHSINISNSKLHRVVVDKRGEPVRVAITEESNIQEMHVMQRSILEISSNSLIDSMIIHAEASQTRMDTKGTIQKLSVDADEVVINGEKVKQGLRTSMVGEAQQPVSSQPGGSTNVTSTPTPSSPDGQSPSTPSTPSNPAGEKPVPATTIPHDQWELVWNDEFNGPAIDSSKWTVQDTGLVYNNEMQYYSPDNTRITKDQNRSVLQIEAKKGPKNGKDYSSGKLISMGKGDWTYGKVVVRAKLPIEKGMWPAIWMMPTDEAHYGGWPASGEIDIMELIGGKESNNKVYSTLHYDSVKPDGSHGHDQGSLTLPKGETFADDYHDFQVEWLPGMIRFYVDGKLHHEVTNWQTKAAGQPEYYTFPAPFDRPFYLILNLAVGGDWPGSPESNFTSEKMNVDFVRVYSYKNLDTWPDVTTNPIEPAQQREPQADGNQIYNDRFSEGSADNGVPLQWKFITNADGAGSVKVVTDEQKGKAAEVTIDASGTENYSVQLTQMPMYIKKNKKYKIQFDAKASANRTIMSKLNQFEKSWTNYSGDNTFALTTDWQSYDYTFNMRDGTDNNARFEFNLGLDDTTVWFANVRLIEVGEADPLTVERNALPDGNFIYNGTFDQGKERLGFWSNSIQDSAAANISVNNFSKFPIMERQLVVDVTQTNGDPQQVSVNQPDLKLEANTTYGFSLDAKADTPRSLDIDVVSSNGHTVQVHQGQNLSLNQDMKTFTGEINIGDGASIAQSELRLLFGSSKGKVYVDNVRLTKRGKPLSVNGYAHIPATEAWAMQGLQLEDSAEGGKHVSYMDQGDLLQYKIDVAQEGEYVLSARMASGKSDSEVRFSIQDEQGTIVAQSELNLGDSGGWQTYKTVYFPGVNLTAGKPYYVNFEGANYNTRWVDISLNKVQNSQLAADLNHWELIPNDLTASHEEGEGLTINLSGTNEHWWDALLQQGQIELDANKSYRLTFEASASSPKSMQAVLSQNVGDFVKYLEEEVQLSTETQSYSYTITMGDASDSAAVLAFGLGYPLSTGEHSINIHNIQLYEVNPNADQGGQPAHVNLISNGDFSKGKDSWFTYADGNAADLEMEVSNQQLHAKIGNAGQNPWDRQVINEGFGIQQGFKYKLTFKAKAEKSRKLGLGVGWVDAAANYEWHGFFGARVDLTPEEQEFTFTFDATEASYANTRISFDLGNIDGAEDGNTTVSLSDASLINLGPAN
- a CDS encoding DUF6254 family protein gives rise to the protein MADQKKRKEAAWKSRKQEQHPHGKIKSLKELSSEYEEKPTTN
- a CDS encoding NCS2 family permease is translated as MDKWFKLKERGTSIPTEIIAGVTTFFTMVYIVIVNPGILSSTGMDFNGVFIATVLASIVGTLIMGIWSNYPIVIAPGMGLNAFFAYSVVAGYGVSWQVALGAVFIAGILFIILSLTSFRYMLLDAIPASLKHAITAGIGLFITTVGLQNAGIIADSESNLITIGNLAEPMAYLTIIGLIITVVLMAYNVKGYLFIGMVVTAILAWIMGLFQMPESIVSMPHGLASTALQLDLAGVFSNGLYTIIFTFLLITLFDTTGTMLGVAEQAGLLKDGKFPRSRGALLADAVGTTSGALLGTSPTSAYIESSTGVAAGGRTGLTAVTVSVLLALTLFFTPIVSVISSIPAITSPALIIVGYFMINVISKIKWDDLEEAFPAFLIIILTPLTHSIATGIGVGFIFYPVLKLLRGKGKDVHPIFYIFAVLFFIQLVFLDH
- a CDS encoding alpha/beta hydrolase; this translates as MAEAVDVTTTGTKGRKKRYLWLKIIGGIVGALVLFMGITFVVHTISNGAEKKKIESYGQYVNVDGKNMNVSIQGSGEQTIVLLPGQGTPSPVLDFKLLIDELTSDYKVVAIEPFGYGLSDQTETERTTENIVSEIHEAVQQLGINRYILMGHSITGLYAATYVNTYPDEVSAFVGIDSSVPNQPGMDVKLPLNLMKFLKQSGLMRVISKVSGDSDASLAYDEHTKEQMRLISNQVSTNPTLVDELKHLGSNFKNGANLTYPRDLPMLLFVQSNNEHNPQWIPLHEEQVKQSAQGKMIPMEGSHYLHHTKYKEIAEEFKSYMKQIQ
- a CDS encoding MATE family efflux transporter; the protein is MDTENLHYFEKAPIAKAVAHFAVPMMLGTSMSVIYSILNAYFLGTLGNTAMLTALALTLPLFAVIMALGNLIGIGSGTFISRLLGEKKVDDLKHVSSFAFYSSLVLGIIVMAVGLPLIEPIVHGLGATPESFGFTKEYVTIMLMGSPFVILFFTLENIVRSEGSAITSMTGMILSVVINIVLDALFIFVFHWGVIGVASATVISNLVASAFYAYHMSYKSQFLTVSLKWFKVTKDILSNVFKIGVPVFVMSVFLGAMSLILNLFLVEYGDQAVAGYGISSRLLQFPEFILMGLCEGVVPLIAFSFTANKLRMKQTIGFTIKSILALAVLFGVVVYLISDNLIGLFTTDPQLIEMGSYILHVTFLSLFITGMTSLFMGIFQATAQGTAAFVMSIIQGITLIPVLYIANQMNGFHGVVWSLVIADAVAFLVGAIMIYVLRTKLQPDLEHLAQ
- a CDS encoding TetR/AcrR family transcriptional regulator C-terminal domain-containing protein yields the protein MKKQQPQISEDKILEISWELLGEEGIEKFSMRRLADKLGIQAPSLYWYFKSKQTLYQRLANQISKIILDEFHTEGDWKEQMEGLAVTVRSVLSRYPCSTQLMMMTLPHEPDMIRFTNRMLLCMESTPLEQEQKLQAVLTLVNYVFYFVLDDYQHQRNISAVLKDKEALEGEEMIHLLDSMSEKEAGLFSRMYKNGLFEVMGTDGAFEFGLKLILLGIEQVVKKPTEN